A single region of the Musa acuminata AAA Group cultivar baxijiao chromosome BXJ1-11, Cavendish_Baxijiao_AAA, whole genome shotgun sequence genome encodes:
- the LOC135596663 gene encoding VAN3-binding protein-like, producing the protein MKVGEIKAWLGGELFSSLSRGCRKRRKERLRLHVAQVHAALSVTRLAAAISGIMASSRVEPRDSKGMSMMNVGGESDEKISAVLASAAALVATVCAEAAESAGAHRECVASAITTGLATKTSADMATLTATAATCLRGAATLERRAAAGRHVSQDQNILARGAQLPVRMPEGRVHLRLVFIFLKHYRLTVRLTKKYMRGVISTCKEYKIFHAMEDLKGGFSKDAHGFYLITLGTTGGAIQVMFEDQMQYRIWRSTICHLLCDC; encoded by the exons ATGAAGGTAGGAGAGATTAAGGCATGGTTGGGCGGGGAACTTTTCAGCAGCTTGTCCAGAGGATGCAGAAAGAGGAGAAAGGAGAGACTGCGACTCCATGTGGCTCAAGTGCACGCTGCACTCTCCGTTACAAGGTTGGCTGCGGCCATCTCAGGCATCATGGCCAGTTCTAGGGTGGAACCAAGAGATTCCAAGGGAATGAGCATGATGAATGTGGGAGGGGAGTCGGACGAGAAGATAAGCGCCGTGCTTGCTTCCGCTGCAGCTTTGGTCGCAACTGTGTGCGCTGAAGCAGCTGAGTCTGCAGGGGCGCACAGAGAGTGCGTTGCTTCTGCCATTACTACAGGCTTAGCAACGAAGACTTCTGCCGATATGGCGACGCTCACTGCAACTGCTGCGACAT GTTTAAGAGGAGCCGCCACACTTGAGCGGAGAGCAGCCGCTGGTAGGCATGTATCACAGGACCAGAATATCCTTGCAAGAGGTGCTCAACTTCCAGTCCGCATGCCCGAAG GGAGGGTTCATCTAAGATTGGTGTTCATTTTCCTCAAGCATTATAGACTTACAGTGAGATTAACAAAGAAATACATGCGCGGAGTGATCAGCACATGCAAAGAGT ATAAGATATTTCATGCAATGGAAGATTTAAAAGGAGGCTTCTCTAAGGATGCCCATGGATTCTACCTGATAACCCTTGGCACCACCGGGGGAGCCATCCAGGTCATGTTTGAGGATCAAATGCAATATAGGATTTGGAGGTCCACCATCTGCCACCTCTTGTGTGATTGTTAG